The following are encoded together in the Echinicola jeungdonensis genome:
- a CDS encoding DUF4998 domain-containing protein produces MKKININSIIAQLLFILALGTFGSCTDWDEFKKYTKDGEIQYSGKIDSIKIFSGKERVKFKGEMNADPKIVKYKIFWNDYSDSVEYSIDKVSGVLPIEQVFEVDEGVKNFVAITYDDEGNASVPSNAVGTSYGDTYRRKINNRLIESFTFNPDNTIINWALMDLTTGAQFTEVKLPVNGEMKTITTPVTENQTVLEGVTTSTEFEYRTIFKPEPTSIDTFAVPYAQEEFIVVPQLQNRQVPFIASARDGRWGTLADWITNDAIKIHNGHGGWDEWNGNIFNVESGWGAPSITNGKIYQVMELPAGTYTFKIADLLSTNLLDTDQTYLVVAAGEELPDVEQVDTAIGYTQVHGGKSVDQLKVEFTLEEPTQVSLGYLTSQAGGTPGKFCNIRAFDFYMN; encoded by the coding sequence ATGAAAAAAATAAATATAAATAGCATCATTGCCCAGCTACTTTTCATATTGGCACTTGGGACCTTTGGTTCCTGTACCGACTGGGATGAGTTTAAGAAATATACCAAGGACGGTGAAATTCAATATTCTGGAAAGATTGATTCCATTAAAATATTTTCAGGAAAGGAACGGGTCAAGTTCAAAGGTGAAATGAATGCTGATCCAAAGATTGTGAAATACAAAATTTTCTGGAATGACTATTCAGATTCCGTTGAGTATAGTATTGATAAAGTTTCAGGAGTATTGCCCATTGAACAGGTTTTTGAAGTGGATGAAGGAGTGAAAAACTTTGTGGCCATCACTTATGATGATGAGGGCAATGCTTCTGTTCCATCCAATGCAGTAGGTACTTCTTACGGAGATACCTACCGCAGAAAAATAAATAACCGTTTGATTGAGTCCTTTACCTTTAATCCAGATAATACGATCATTAACTGGGCATTAATGGATCTTACTACGGGAGCCCAATTTACGGAGGTTAAATTACCAGTAAATGGAGAAATGAAAACCATCACCACTCCTGTAACCGAAAACCAAACGGTTCTGGAGGGGGTGACAACATCTACTGAATTTGAATACAGAACTATTTTCAAACCGGAGCCAACCAGCATCGACACTTTTGCAGTACCATATGCCCAAGAGGAATTCATTGTGGTGCCCCAGTTACAAAATCGTCAGGTCCCATTTATCGCCTCTGCTAGAGACGGAAGATGGGGAACTTTGGCTGACTGGATTACCAATGATGCCATCAAAATCCATAATGGCCATGGTGGCTGGGATGAATGGAATGGAAATATATTCAATGTAGAGTCTGGCTGGGGTGCGCCATCCATTACCAATGGAAAAATTTATCAGGTAATGGAACTTCCAGCAGGTACCTACACTTTCAAAATTGCAGATTTGTTAAGCACCAATCTTTTAGATACTGATCAAACATATTTGGTAGTAGCTGCGGGTGAGGAATTACCTGATGTAGAGCAGGTTGATACAGCTATAGGATATACCCAGGTACATGGAGGAAAATCCGTAGATCAACTAAAAGTTGAATTTACCCTGGAAGAACCAACTCAAGTAAGTTTGGGATATCTTACTTCGCAAGCAGGAGGAACTCCTGGTAAATTCTGTAACATTAGGGCATTCGATTTCTATATGAATTAA
- a CDS encoding glycoside hydrolase family 30 beta sandwich domain-containing protein, protein MMISIDKASGEITYNPEYYLMNHLSHYDLLGANRLKPTGEEDHLAFVNPDGERVLFVFNIEQEDKEMTIEVEGKVLELTVKGNSMNTFTREN, encoded by the coding sequence ATGATGATTTCCATCGACAAAGCTTCCGGGGAGATTACTTATAATCCTGAGTATTATCTGATGAATCATCTAAGCCATTATGATTTACTAGGCGCCAACCGTTTGAAACCTACAGGTGAAGAGGATCATTTGGCTTTTGTCAATCCTGATGGAGAAAGGGTACTATTTGTCTTCAATATCGAACAAGAAGATAAAGAAATGACCATAGAAGTGGAAGGGAAAGTTTTGGAATTGACTGTCAAAGGAAATTCCATGAATACTTTTACCAGGGAAAACTAA
- a CDS encoding rhamnogalacturonan lyase: protein MRIKILLFFGLLLMANALSAQRKMEALDRGLVAVQSSEGIFVSWRILGEEWYGVTYNLYRNGEKLNTEPLEVSNYLDDSGSLSSTYSVKAIVNGEEEPPSKSVQPLSEQYLEIPLVSRPDGYEPNDATTADLDGDGEYEIILKRIINDWSEEATQFAYFEAYKMDGTLMWDINVGPNIMSSSAVEINIAAFDFNEDGKAEVFLRTSEGTIFGDGTKIGDTDGDGKTNYRYSVVQSPNMQYMNEGPEFLSLVDGETGVELDRVDFIPRGKSSDWGDSYGHRANKFFFGAPYLDGKKPSLFIGRGIYTKTEMRTYDVVNKELVLRWEFSSEDNPGYGGQGNHNMTIADVDEDGRDEIVYGSMTVDDDGSGLYSTELGHGDAMHVGDLDPFRKGIEVWRCLENSPMYGTVYHDGATGEILIHDVLGRDCGRAMAANISDEVMGATLWGSTTKFSATTKAPVSLETNSVNFRIYWDGDLLEELLDHNWNGSGGEGVIQKSGHGNIFTATGTNSNNWTKGTPALQADLFGDWREEVIWRTTDNKKIRIYTTVDPTPFRVYTLMHDHQYRQAICWQMCGYNQPPHTSFFLGEREGITVPPPPMITNGRLVYNGGGVWDKTSANWLRDGQVSTFEDGDQVLFDVSNGENVTLDLSETVSPSNLTVNSSGNYTLNTSTGKFSGNMHLTKQGSGTFSVEGTHDFSGETKVWNGRLALDGNLTNSPVLVNLFAELAAKGQLGKGVNMRQGSSLFVGGIRCLAIWI, encoded by the coding sequence ATGAGGATAAAAATTCTACTGTTTTTTGGTTTGCTATTAATGGCAAATGCTTTAAGTGCACAAAGAAAAATGGAAGCCCTGGACAGGGGCTTGGTGGCTGTACAATCTTCGGAAGGCATATTTGTGAGTTGGAGGATTTTGGGTGAAGAGTGGTACGGAGTTACCTATAATCTATACCGTAATGGGGAGAAATTAAATACTGAGCCATTAGAGGTATCCAATTATTTGGACGATTCCGGATCCTTATCCTCCACTTATTCCGTAAAAGCCATCGTAAACGGTGAAGAGGAACCTCCATCAAAATCTGTTCAGCCATTATCTGAACAATACCTGGAAATCCCATTGGTATCAAGACCAGATGGTTATGAACCTAATGATGCCACAACGGCAGATTTGGATGGAGATGGAGAGTATGAGATAATCCTTAAACGTATCATTAATGATTGGTCTGAGGAGGCCACACAATTTGCCTATTTCGAAGCTTATAAAATGGATGGGACATTGATGTGGGATATAAATGTAGGTCCAAATATCATGTCTTCTTCAGCTGTAGAGATCAATATTGCAGCTTTTGATTTTAATGAGGATGGAAAAGCTGAAGTGTTCTTAAGGACATCAGAAGGTACAATTTTTGGTGACGGGACAAAAATAGGGGATACCGATGGCGATGGGAAGACCAATTACCGATACTCAGTGGTCCAGTCTCCCAATATGCAATATATGAACGAAGGGCCTGAATTCCTTTCCCTGGTGGATGGCGAAACCGGAGTAGAATTGGACCGGGTAGATTTTATTCCCAGAGGCAAATCTTCAGATTGGGGAGACAGCTATGGACACCGTGCTAATAAGTTCTTTTTTGGTGCGCCTTATTTGGATGGGAAAAAGCCCAGTCTGTTTATAGGTCGTGGAATTTATACGAAAACCGAAATGCGGACCTATGATGTGGTCAATAAGGAATTGGTTCTCCGATGGGAATTTAGTTCAGAAGATAATCCTGGATATGGTGGCCAGGGGAACCATAATATGACTATTGCTGATGTGGACGAAGATGGAAGAGATGAAATAGTTTATGGATCAATGACTGTGGATGATGATGGTTCGGGTTTGTACTCCACAGAATTGGGCCATGGCGATGCCATGCATGTGGGGGATTTAGATCCCTTTCGAAAAGGAATTGAGGTCTGGAGATGTCTTGAAAACTCTCCAATGTATGGAACTGTTTATCATGATGGTGCAACCGGAGAAATATTAATTCACGATGTTTTGGGGCGTGACTGTGGCCGGGCCATGGCTGCCAATATTTCGGATGAAGTAATGGGGGCAACACTTTGGGGCAGTACAACCAAATTTTCCGCAACAACTAAAGCTCCTGTGAGTTTAGAAACCAATTCAGTCAACTTTAGAATATACTGGGATGGGGACTTGTTAGAGGAATTGCTTGACCATAATTGGAATGGCTCTGGCGGAGAAGGAGTCATACAAAAGTCTGGGCATGGAAATATTTTTACTGCAACCGGAACCAATTCGAATAACTGGACAAAAGGTACCCCAGCGCTCCAGGCTGATCTATTTGGGGATTGGAGAGAAGAGGTTATTTGGAGAACAACAGATAACAAAAAGATTAGGATTTATACCACAGTTGATCCAACTCCATTTAGGGTTTATACATTAATGCATGACCATCAATATCGTCAGGCAATATGTTGGCAAATGTGCGGATATAATCAACCACCCCATACCAGTTTCTTTCTGGGCGAAAGAGAAGGAATAACGGTACCTCCTCCTCCAATGATAACTAATGGCCGGTTGGTATATAATGGCGGCGGTGTATGGGATAAAACATCTGCCAATTGGTTAAGAGATGGACAAGTATCGACCTTTGAAGATGGAGACCAGGTCCTATTTGATGTGTCAAATGGGGAAAATGTAACCTTGGACTTAAGTGAAACGGTTTCCCCATCAAATCTTACCGTTAACTCATCAGGTAATTATACTTTAAATACTTCCACAGGCAAATTCTCCGGAAATATGCACCTTACTAAGCAAGGATCTGGAACATTTTCGGTGGAAGGCACTCATGATTTTAGTGGAGAAACTAAGGTATGGAATGGGCGCTTGGCCCTTGATGGAAACCTTACCAACAGTCCCGTTTTAGTTAATTTATTTGCTGAATTGGCGGCTAAAGGCCAATTGGGAAAAGGTGTTAATATGCGTCAGGGTTCAAGTCTCTTTGTGGGGGGGATCAGGTGTTTGGCAATCTGGATATAA
- a CDS encoding T9SS type A sorting domain-containing protein: MFDLHSSTESQNDTLKVDGDIILEDGVAVRVVPHLVGEEERLAPGSYVIAKATGEIKINLENIAITGILGTPASLKIQDGTIILEIKDIRDAKSVIWNGSNSNVWDLATSANFLNNDVEDVFVTGDDVEINDNAIEKNIVISEDVLPNSVKVNNSEYFTFSGEGSIVGPASLTKSGSGKLKISNNNTFSGKLTLNEGTLSVSTLPNKLSEKSPLGPVSNDASLFEINGGTLSVTSETTMDRAVNIGANGGTLIHNDKLNWNGIISGGKLTKSGSGELVMGAANSISELVIIGGKVRLLNEEANPGGLVTIENGSFFSYDNNYTYSTSSFDFQIPEGKEGNIYLDGRCAYTGTLTGAGILNAYIPFVRTDFNGNWSEFSGTLNIKSKNGDDVPFRINNNYGYPNAIVNIDGNIFVEPLSGGTIKFGVLTGTGTLGNAVWELGARNEDFEFEGVFTAGSLKKVGTGAMALLGTNTYTGTTSVINGSFLAKNQSGSATGTGSVSVESGAFLGGDGTIGGEVQVKSGGTLYAGDPNTTGSSLEVKSVMMEEESIFHVKVKGGSSTSDKIIVADSFTASGQLVLVNTSSAEFELGRSYRIVSSPNIEGEFDSISPETPGDGLAWDTSKFNSTGEIRIGMTTAIDNNPREEAFGFYPNPTDGILKFNVNYFGNGGAELIVIDVNGKVMLQKEIKSNEGQLDLRSFKSGVYMIHIFDGVNLYKEKIIKK, encoded by the coding sequence GTGTTTGATTTACATTCCTCGACGGAATCTCAAAATGATACATTAAAGGTTGATGGTGATATTATTCTTGAAGATGGCGTTGCTGTTCGAGTGGTACCACATTTGGTGGGTGAAGAAGAGCGATTAGCTCCAGGTTCCTATGTGATCGCAAAGGCAACCGGGGAGATAAAAATAAATCTTGAAAATATTGCTATTACAGGGATTTTGGGTACACCTGCTTCCCTTAAAATTCAAGACGGCACCATTATTTTGGAGATAAAGGATATCCGAGATGCTAAGTCAGTGATTTGGAATGGATCAAATTCTAACGTTTGGGATTTAGCTACTTCCGCAAACTTTTTAAATAATGATGTGGAAGATGTATTTGTTACAGGTGATGATGTTGAAATCAATGATAATGCAATTGAAAAGAATATTGTTATTTCAGAAGATGTTTTGCCTAATTCTGTTAAGGTTAATAATTCGGAATATTTCACTTTTTCAGGAGAAGGATCTATTGTTGGCCCTGCTAGTTTAACTAAATCAGGCTCTGGAAAATTAAAAATATCTAATAACAATACTTTCTCAGGTAAATTAACCCTTAACGAAGGAACATTAAGTGTTTCAACTTTACCTAATAAACTTTCCGAAAAAAGTCCGCTTGGACCGGTGTCTAATGATGCCTCCCTTTTTGAAATTAATGGGGGGACGCTATCAGTCACTTCAGAAACTACAATGGACAGAGCAGTTAATATTGGAGCTAACGGTGGGACCTTGATTCACAATGACAAATTGAATTGGAATGGAATAATTTCAGGTGGAAAACTCACTAAATCTGGTTCCGGAGAATTGGTGATGGGGGCTGCTAATTCAATTAGTGAATTGGTAATTATAGGAGGAAAAGTCCGTCTGTTGAATGAAGAAGCAAATCCTGGAGGGTTGGTAACTATTGAAAATGGTTCTTTTTTTAGTTATGATAATAATTACACTTACAGCACTTCAAGTTTTGATTTTCAAATTCCCGAGGGTAAAGAAGGTAATATCTATTTAGACGGACGATGTGCTTATACTGGGACGTTAACTGGAGCTGGAATCCTTAATGCTTATATACCTTTTGTCCGAACAGATTTTAATGGAAACTGGTCTGAATTTTCAGGAACCCTAAATATTAAAAGCAAAAATGGTGATGATGTGCCATTTAGGATTAACAATAATTACGGTTACCCAAATGCAATTGTAAATATTGACGGGAACATATTTGTAGAGCCATTATCAGGAGGCACGATTAAATTCGGTGTTTTAACGGGTACTGGAACCTTGGGTAATGCAGTCTGGGAATTAGGAGCTAGAAATGAGGATTTTGAATTTGAAGGTGTATTTACAGCAGGAAGCCTTAAAAAAGTAGGGACCGGAGCAATGGCTTTGTTGGGAACTAATACCTATACAGGAACTACCTCCGTAATTAATGGATCTTTTTTAGCAAAAAATCAATCGGGAAGTGCGACAGGAACTGGTAGCGTTTCTGTGGAAAGTGGAGCTTTTCTGGGGGGAGATGGTACCATTGGTGGTGAGGTCCAAGTTAAGAGTGGAGGAACCTTATACGCAGGGGACCCAAATACTACTGGTTCATCATTGGAAGTAAAAAGTGTAATGATGGAAGAGGAAAGTATATTCCATGTTAAAGTTAAAGGAGGAAGTTCAACTTCAGATAAGATCATTGTAGCAGATTCCTTTACTGCCAGTGGCCAGTTAGTTCTTGTGAATACTTCATCAGCAGAATTTGAGTTGGGGAGAAGTTATCGAATTGTTTCCTCTCCAAATATCGAGGGAGAATTTGATAGTATCTCACCGGAAACCCCAGGTGATGGCTTGGCGTGGGATACCAGCAAATTCAACTCGACAGGAGAAATTAGGATAGGAATGACTACCGCAATTGATAATAATCCTAGGGAGGAAGCCTTTGGATTCTATCCAAACCCTACAGATGGAATCCTGAAATTTAATGTTAATTATTTTGGAAATGGAGGAGCCGAATTAATCGTAATCGATGTCAATGGAAAGGTGATGCTTCAAAAGGAAATAAAATCCAATGAAGGCCAATTGGACCTAAGATCCTTCAAAAGTGGAGTATATATGATTCATATTTTTGATGGAGTAAATCTTTACAAAGAAAAAATAATAAAAAAGTAA
- a CDS encoding PKD domain-containing protein, with product MKNSITQLALVLFLGFLASCNEDTDDVNVNDPVASFTFEPGDGPKVKFDAEATNASAYFWEFGDGYNSNEEDPVHNYEKEGEYNVKLMVYGEDGSKPAEVVETVNVNIINDPVADFIYEADELKVNFKVMASNAMEYHWDFGDGNTSTEENPEHTYAAEGEYTVTLTVTGEEGSTSVELVKTVDVARLRVFEPVTVENADFALPGDDKYRNWSNVPGWNSDTQATDSGVEADGDGNYHGFIKTSDPAVYNLLDHEITMDDEEFKLNVTAWNTWNGQDFIVTIYYDSGDGVRNVLGTQAIEMAVGETQNIEFIATATTEAVGAKVGIEFSATAPSSAGWFAFDDVQMEAKK from the coding sequence ATGAAAAATTCAATTACCCAATTAGCTTTAGTGCTATTTCTAGGATTTTTGGCTTCATGTAATGAAGACACAGATGATGTAAATGTCAATGATCCTGTAGCAAGTTTTACATTTGAGCCTGGTGATGGGCCTAAAGTGAAATTTGACGCGGAGGCAACTAATGCAAGTGCTTACTTCTGGGAATTTGGTGATGGATATAACTCTAATGAAGAAGATCCAGTGCACAATTATGAGAAAGAAGGGGAGTATAATGTAAAATTAATGGTATACGGGGAAGATGGTTCCAAACCAGCAGAAGTAGTAGAAACGGTTAATGTAAATATCATTAATGATCCGGTTGCAGATTTTATCTATGAAGCCGATGAATTGAAGGTGAATTTTAAAGTAATGGCATCCAATGCAATGGAATACCATTGGGATTTTGGTGATGGAAATACTTCTACAGAAGAAAATCCTGAGCATACTTATGCTGCTGAAGGAGAATACACTGTAACCTTAACCGTAACTGGTGAGGAAGGTTCCACCTCTGTGGAATTGGTTAAAACTGTGGATGTTGCGAGATTAAGGGTGTTTGAACCTGTAACGGTTGAAAATGCAGACTTTGCACTTCCGGGTGACGATAAATATAGAAATTGGAGTAATGTTCCAGGTTGGAACAGTGATACCCAAGCTACGGATTCAGGAGTTGAAGCGGATGGTGATGGAAATTATCATGGTTTTATTAAAACCAGCGACCCTGCTGTTTACAATCTATTGGATCATGAAATTACTATGGATGATGAAGAATTTAAATTGAATGTGACAGCTTGGAATACTTGGAATGGCCAGGATTTTATTGTTACAATTTATTATGACTCAGGTGACGGCGTTAGGAATGTGTTGGGAACACAGGCCATTGAAATGGCCGTTGGAGAAACCCAAAACATTGAATTTATCGCAACGGCAACTACGGAAGCCGTTGGAGCAAAGGTGGGAATCGAGTTTTCCGCTACAGCACCAAGCAGTGCTGGTTGGTTTGCATTTGATGATGTCCAAATGGAGGCAAAAAAGTAA
- a CDS encoding RNA polymerase sigma factor has protein sequence MKKTQNKDLKENAKTSAQLYMQHSQVMIVYTEKSDREVWASFKNGDESAFNYIYRKYVGDLFNYGMQVTPDDELVRDCLQKMFIDLRNRGSRLGDVKSIKGYLFTVFHRELFKLIRGKRKTESAFLSIEDGENHFFIEASHETQLIAEEFSEEKKKELEKALNQLTLRQRQAIILLYQEELSYKEIAEIMQFKEVKTARSLIYKAMTNLKEIFEVK, from the coding sequence ATGAAAAAAACCCAAAATAAAGACCTCAAAGAAAATGCTAAAACTTCGGCGCAGTTGTACATGCAGCACAGCCAGGTGATGATAGTTTATACTGAAAAGTCCGATAGGGAGGTTTGGGCTTCCTTTAAAAATGGCGACGAATCTGCATTCAATTACATCTATAGGAAATATGTAGGCGATCTATTCAATTACGGAATGCAAGTGACTCCTGATGATGAACTGGTAAGGGATTGTTTGCAAAAAATGTTTATAGATCTTCGGAACCGGGGATCTAGATTGGGGGATGTCAAAAGTATAAAAGGGTACTTATTTACAGTTTTTCATAGAGAACTCTTTAAGTTGATCAGGGGCAAGAGAAAAACGGAAAGTGCCTTTTTGTCTATTGAGGATGGTGAAAACCACTTTTTTATAGAAGCCTCTCATGAAACTCAACTTATTGCAGAAGAATTTAGTGAAGAGAAAAAGAAAGAATTAGAAAAAGCCCTCAATCAACTTACTTTAAGACAGAGACAAGCCATAATCCTGCTATATCAAGAAGAGCTGTCCTACAAAGAAATCGCTGAAATCATGCAGTTTAAGGAAGTTAAGACAGCAAGGAGCCTAATCTATAAGGCAATGACCAACTTAAAGGAAATTTTCGAGGTGAAGTGA
- a CDS encoding FecR family protein: MKYTEFDIEDFLNDEFFIQWVKHPGDETDHFWLKWMNENPEKRNVIQKAREVIMIVDYKSRNVLSDKAYMDLFENILEKSPEIATHERKFFWRGWHKVAAILIFVFSSVYCLQYFLVKNPENLVKPVEMVSKYNPVGQKSKFRLPDGTIVHLNADSKLLFPRHFVGQERRVRMEGEAYFEVKEDKEKPFIIETGENQIKVLGTSFNLVNDGYLSVALVSGKVAVEDEKGEIITLLPSEMLVKSKTGAISKTSFDPLEIAGWKDQYLIFKNNTLDEVVEKLEKWYGVKVHSELKLEENWSYSGVYHDKSLEYVLDGISIASEFSYSIDNNKVTISNPKKR; the protein is encoded by the coding sequence ATGAAATACACAGAATTTGACATAGAGGATTTTTTGAATGATGAGTTCTTCATTCAATGGGTCAAACACCCAGGGGATGAAACGGATCATTTTTGGCTAAAGTGGATGAATGAAAATCCGGAAAAGCGAAATGTGATTCAGAAGGCACGTGAAGTTATCATGATTGTAGATTACAAAAGTAGAAATGTTTTATCTGATAAGGCATATATGGATTTGTTTGAGAATATTTTGGAAAAAAGTCCTGAAATAGCCACCCATGAGAGAAAATTCTTTTGGCGAGGTTGGCATAAAGTGGCTGCCATACTGATTTTCGTTTTTTCGAGTGTTTATTGTTTACAGTATTTTTTAGTTAAAAATCCAGAAAACCTTGTCAAACCTGTTGAAATGGTGAGCAAATATAATCCTGTAGGTCAAAAATCTAAATTTAGATTACCTGACGGAACCATAGTTCATCTTAATGCTGATAGCAAGTTATTGTTTCCCCGGCATTTTGTTGGTCAGGAAAGAAGAGTCAGAATGGAAGGGGAGGCCTATTTTGAAGTGAAAGAGGATAAGGAAAAACCTTTTATTATTGAAACAGGTGAAAACCAGATAAAAGTGCTGGGTACTTCTTTTAACCTGGTCAATGATGGCTACTTATCAGTTGCCCTTGTCAGTGGAAAAGTAGCAGTCGAAGATGAAAAAGGGGAAATAATTACCCTTTTGCCCAGCGAAATGTTGGTTAAAAGTAAAACTGGAGCAATTTCCAAAACTAGTTTTGATCCCCTGGAAATTGCAGGTTGGAAAGATCAGTACCTGATTTTTAAGAATAATACTTTGGATGAAGTAGTGGAAAAGTTGGAAAAATGGTATGGAGTCAAGGTTCATTCTGAGCTAAAATTGGAGGAAAATTGGTCTTATTCAGGGGTTTACCATGACAAATCATTGGAATATGTTTTGGATGGAATAAGCATCGCCTCTGAGTTTTCTTATTCTATCGATAATAATAAAGTAACAATTTCTAACCCGAAAAAAAGATAA